Genomic DNA from Gimesia aquarii:
AAAGACGGTATGGTTTACCTCGACATGATTGACAATGGGAAAGGAATCGACGAGAACGTCAAAGCGCGGATGTTTGATGCGTTCTTTTCTACAAAATCGGGAGGCAGTGGGTTGGGTTTACCAACTGTGAAAAAAATTATTGATACACACCAGGGAACGATTGAATGCGAAAGTGAACCAGGTCGAGGAACTCGCTTTACAATTGCGTTCCCGGTATGCTGAATCATCATTATTGACAGGTTTTTATTATTTTTTGAGTAAGATTCGAATCTATCGAGATGACTCCGTCTCATAAAATTTGAGATAATGTTTCGAACGGCTGCTTTATATTGAATTACACTTTTTAATGATGCCAGGAAAGGCTAAGAGTTTGCTCGATGAGCGCGAAAGATGCTACTGAAAAAGATCTCTCATCAATCGTAATTCGTGTTTTGATTATCGATGATGATGAAGCACATGCTCAGGCTGTAGCGGAAAGTCTGGAGCGTGTGGGCTGTGAATGTAAAATTGCGACTTCAGGGGAGCAAGGTGCCAAGCTGATCGAAAGCGAAACCGCTGATATTGTGATTACCGATTTACGGATGGATGGAGTCGATGGCTTGTCCATTCTAAGGACTGCGAAGGATGAACTACCTGATGCCGAAGTGATCGTGTTGACGGGACATGGTTCGATCAATTCCGCGGTTACGGCGATGCAGTTGGGTGCGTACACGTATCTGACAAAACCGCTTGATATCAATGAACTCAGGAATGCTGTTGAGAAAGCTTCGACGCGCGTACGGCTTATGCGCCATAATGCGGAACTACACCGTCGGCTCGATGAAAAATTTGGTTTCGAAGGAGTGATTGGGAATTCTCCCTCGATGCATAAAATCATCGAAAAACTGAAAAATGTTGCCTCCACCAACAGTACTGTTTTGATTGCAGGAGAAAGTGGAACTGGTAAAGAACTGGTGGCGCGGGCAATTCATCAGAACAGTGAGCGAAAAAGTAAACCCTTTGTTCCGCTCAATATTTCTGCATTGCCAGACAGTATTCTGGAAAGTGAGCTCTTCGGTCATGAACAGGGGGCTTTTACCGGTGCGGTTGGCAAGCGTATTGGGAAATTTGAGCATGCCAATGGTGGAACGTTATTTCTGGACGAAGTCGGTGAAATGCCGATGCAGACCCAGATCAAATTATTACGAGTATTAGAAGACAGAAAAATCGCCAGACTGGGAACCAACGAGGAAATCAGTTTGAATGTGCGTCTGGTCGCCGCAACAAATGCCGATCTGTTGGAGATGGTTAAGCAGGGATCCTTTCGCCAGGATTTATATTACCGCTTATCCGTCGTGAAAATTGAGTTACCTCCCTTACGAGAACGACGCGGGGATATCCCCTTGCTGACCGATCATTTTCTGAAAGAACTTTCTACGCAATACGACAAACCATACGAAGGTGTATCTCGTGCAGCCCGTCGTGCGTTGATGACTTATGATTGGCCTGGCAATATTCGCCAGTTGAGAAATGCTTCGGAGAGAATGTTGGTCCTTGATACAGACGGCATGCTGGACTTGGATGATTTACCTGAAGAAATTGTTCCTTTGGGAGTACCCGAAGGAGATAGTAGTTATACTTCCGATCGATCCGGCGCTGATTTTCTGATTGGACGACCATTCTCTGAAGTAGAACGTTACTACATTGAAAGAGCCCTCGATCTGGCAGATGGCAAACGCGAAGAGGCAGCCAAAATGCTGGGCATTGGCGAACGAACACTCTACCGAAAACTCAAAGAATATCAGAAGCAAAAAGAAGAACAGAGTAGCTAAGCTTCTGGAATATTGAAGTTAAGAAATGAGTTGAATGCCAAACGTGTTGACTCTGATGCTCAAGTGTGGTTGAGGGTTAAAAGAAATATACCAACGTATTTTATGTGTCTAAGTGTAAAAACAATTTTCTACCACGAAATACACTAAAGACACGAAAAATCCTTGTTTCAAGAGAAACTCTGAAAGGTCGAATTGACCAAAATAAATATTTTGTAGGATGATTCTCTCAGTATCCAGGTTTGTTGTGATTCTCAAAAATCATCTGAATTACAAATGATTGCATTGTATTTGTTCTAATTAATTCAATTAAACTTACGCTTCCCTTTTGGCTTCGCAAAAGCTTTTTCGTGTATTTCGTGGTAGTACTAATTTTTTTCGATAGAAAATTTTTGATATTCGAATCTAACAAAATAGAGTAAATGACGCAGTGGCCATCAAATTACCAGAATATAACCGTTTAGGTTTTTATTGGTAGGGTTTGTGTTCTTGTTTTCAGTTAGTTTGGGTGTGGTTGCCTCAAGTGGTTTTACTGTAATATCTTATGTTTGTATTTGATTGTTTTGTAAACCGAGGCTAAATAAGAAATAGGTGAAATTTCTTATAAATATGATAAATATGTTGACAAAAATTGACGATCCGTCAAAATAGTGGTGTCATGAATACAAAAGATCGTAAACAACGTGAAATCCAGGAACGCGAAGCCAAAATATTGGAATGCGCGCGGCCTATGTTTATTGAGGGGGGATATAACGGGCTCAATATGGATCGTCTCACGAGTATGTTGGATTACTCGAAGGGGACCATTTATAACCACTTCTCCTGCAAAGAAGAAATCATTATTACGCTTGCCATTCAGACGTTAGAAAAACGATTGACGATGTTTGAAAAGGCGGCGTTGTTTCAAGGGACCTCGCGCGAACGGATCGCTGCAATTGGGACGGCTGCCGAGTTGTTTGTGAAACTTTATCCTGATCATTTCCGTGTCGAACAAACGATTCGACTGGATTCCATTTGGGATAAAACGTCAGAAGAACGTCGGCAAGTTATGTCAAATTGTGAGCATCGTTGTATTGGCGTTGTTGGTGGAATCGTTCGTGATGGGATTGCCAGTGGCGATTTAAAATTGAATGATTCTACAACACCTGAAGACATTGTGTTTGGCCTCTGGTCACTTTCATTTGGTGGATATTCAATCATTGCGACGAGCAATTCGTTGGCAGATTTAGGAATTTCCAATCCCTTCGAAACCTTGCGTCGAAATTATAATCGTTTTCTGGATGGTATTCAGTGGAAGTCGCTCAGTTCTGAAGTTGATTACGATGCGGTCTTTGAACGCGTCTGTGAGGAGGTGTTTGGAAATGAACTCCAGCAAATCACTGTCTGACTCCCTTTTTTTTGAGCAGAAAATGACGATTCGTCAAATCGTGGCAGATTATTTGAAACGCTTTTACTTTGTATTGATCGCATTTTCAATCGTTGTTCTGGCTGCTCTGTTGTGGGCTTTTTCTGAGGTTGCTTATTCAACAGAGATCACTTCCTCAGATGAAGCACAGCAGGGAATTCCCGTTAATGTGATTGAACTCAAGCCTGTTAAGTCGTTTGCCAGGAAGCGAAATTATACGGGTAAAGTGACTGCGGCTCGTACGAGTGAACTGGCATTCGAACGTAGTGGAAAGCTCATCAAAATTGCCGTTGATGAAGGTGACCACGTTGAGGTGGGAATGCCGTTAGCGAATTTAAGTACGAGGCATTTAGATGTGATGCGACGAAAGCTTCAAGCAGAGCGCGCAGCGGCACAGGCAAAGCTTGAGGAATTCCTGGCAGGTCCACGTCGTCAGGAAATTGAAGTCGCCGAGGCAGAAGTCAGGCAACTGAAAGCGAAACACAAAAATTTGGATGCCGATCATAGTCGGAATCAGAAACTACTAAAGCGTAACGCGATTTCTAAATCTGTTTTCGAAGCTTCAGAATCTGATTTACAACAACAAAAAGCACAGTTAGATGCTGCAATCAGCCGACTGTCTGAATTGAAAGAAGGAACTCGTAAAGAGCAGATTGCTGCTCAAAAAGCAGTGGTGGCTAATCTGGATGCATCACTGGCAGATAATCAGGTAGATCTCGATGATACTGTGTTAACCGCTCCTTTTAGCGGGCGAATTTCCAAGAGATATGCTGATGAAGGAACAGTCATCTCACCCGATATGCCTCTATTCAAGATCGTCGAAGACCAGAAGCTCGAAGCGCGGATCGGGGTGCCCGTGGAAATGGCCAAAAGCCTGGAGCATGGCATGCAAAAGCAAGTACAGCTCAACGGCAAGTCGTATGAATCGAGGCTCAAAGCCATTTTACCGGAACTCGATCCGGTAACGCGTACTCAGGAAGTGGTTTTATCGCTTAACTCAGAAGCAGCCAAACACCTTGTACCAGGTCAGGTCATTCGCATTGAAATCGAAGAACCGGTTGAAATGCGAGGGTTCTGGTTACCACTCAGCGCTTTGGCGCGAGGCGAACGAGGGCTCTGGTCAGCGTACGCCGTGATTAACGGAGAATCAGACAGTGAATTGATATTAGAAAAACGAAAGATTGAAATCTTGCATACGGAAGGAGATCGAGTATTGGTACGAGGTACACTGAAAACGGGAGACCAGATTGTTATCAATGGAACTCACAAATTAGCAAGTAATCAAAGAGTGGAAATTAAGTCGGTTCGCTGATTAATTCTGTCACTTGTCAAACTACCATTTGAAACTAAAGAATAAATTATCAGCGCTCATCAATCAAAGGGAAACCTTTCAGGGAATCAACGGGAACTACAATCATGCTGGAAGGATTGTTTTATCGGAATCGTCGATTATTGATTCTGTTGATTGCGCTCATTGCAGTTGCTGGCCTTTCCAGTTTCTATGTGCTGCCACGGATGGAAGATCCGGTGCTCACACAGCGCGTCGCACGCGTGAATACTCCTTTTCCTGGTGCTGATGCAACACGTGTCGAATCTCTGGTTTCAGAAAAAATCGAAGAAGAACTCAGAGAATTCGATGAAATCAAAGAGTTGCGTTCGATCTCCCGTGCCGGCATGTCTAACATGACGATTGAGTTGCGTGATGATGTGTATGAAGTCGATGAAGTCTGGTCGCGGATCAGAGATAAAATTGATGATGCACGCCTTGAATTCCCCACAGGTGCAGGGGAGCCGGATTTTGAAGAGTTAGAAGTAAAAGCTTATGCGATTATTCTCGCTTTGGTCTGGAATAATCCGAATGAAGTAAATTACGCAGTCCTTCGACGTACTGCTAAGCAGTTGGAAGATCGTTTACGAGCGATTTCTGGAACAGAAGAAATCGACACGTTTGGTGATCCAGATGAAGAGATCATCGCTGAGATTCAATCTGACAAAGTAGCCTCTTTGGGGCTCAGTGTCGAAGAAATTGCACGTCAGGTGGAATCCTCTGATGCCAAGCTGACTGCGGGGCTTTTGCGAGGTGAAACAAGCGACCTATTAATTGACGTCGATTCGGAGTTGGATTCTCTTTCAAGAATAGCCAATACTCCGGTCCAGTTTGGGGCCGAAGGACATTCTGTGCAATTGGGTGACATCGCGACCATTAAAAAGGGAGTTGCCGTACCCTTGAGTAGTCTGGTCATTGCTGACGGACAACCTGCGGTCACGCTGGGAGTTTTCGTGCGTGATAGTGTGCGTATTGATCATTGGAGTCAAGTTGCGAAAGCAGCCATTCAGGAATTTGAGGAATCGCTGGCTGACGACGTGATGGTACAGACACTATTTGATCAGAATCGGTATGTTGAAGCACGACTCAATGGTTTGATAAGGAATCTGTTGTTTGGTGGTCTGGCCGTGATTGGCGTGATTGTCTTCATGATGGGATGGCGGAATGCCCTGGTGATTGGAGCTGCGTTACCATTGTCGGCGTTCATGGTGCTTGCAGGCCTGCGTCTCCTGGACATTCCCATTCATCAGATGTCTGTAACTGGCTTGATTATCGCGTTAGGTTTATTGATTGATAACGCGATAGTGGTCGTCGATGAAGTGCGATCAAAGTTGCATGCCGGTAAAACACCTGAAGAGGCTGTGATCTCAACTGTCAGGCATTTGGCGGTACCTTTGCTTGGTTCTACCTTAACGACTGCGCTGGCGTTTGCTCCGATTGCCTTGATGCCTGGACCTGCGGGGGAATTTGTTGGTTCCATTGCAATTAGTGTGATTCTGGCGATCAGCAGTTCCTTTTTCCTGGCCATGACCGTCATTCCGGCGATTGCTGCCCTGTTTGCAAATCAAAACGAGGATTCACTTAAAGCCCACTGGTGGCAGGTTGGCTTCAGTCATGCCGGGATGCGCGCCTTTTATCAGAAATCTCTGGATTTTCTGTTTGCGCGCCCACTCCTCGGCATTGCTCTGGGCTGTGTTCTGCCTGTGAGTGGCTTTCTAGTGGCCAGTGAATTGCCGGAGCAGTTCTTTCCTCCAGCCGACCGTGATCAGGTGAATATCGAATTGGAATTAAACGCGCATGCTTCGATGGCCGAAACGCGCGAGACGATTGAGACCATTCGCCGCGTTGTTTTAGAGAATCCCAAAGTGAAGGGGATCGAGTGGTTTTTAGGTGAGAGTGCGCCTCAGTTTTATTACAACATCACTGCCAAACGCGAAAATTCCTCGAATTATGCACAAGCACTTGTCCAACTAGAATCTTCCTCTGGTGGAGAGGAGTTAATACATGAGTTGCAGCGACAACTCGATCTCAAAGTTCCTCATTCCCGTGTGCTGGTCCGACAACTGGAGCAGGGGCCTCCCTTCGATGCACCGATTGAAGTGCGATTGTTCGGGCCCGATCTCCAGCAACTAAGTTTGCTTGGTGATGAACTGCGGACGATTCTGAGTAAAACAACGAATGTCCTTCACCATAAAGCGGAGTTGGCAGACCCGTTGCCTAAACTCACATTGAAAATCGATGAAGAGCAGGCACGATTGGCAGGACTGGACCACGCGGAAATATCCAGGCAGTTAAATGCTTCATTAGAAGGGGCACTGGGGGGGAGTATCCTGGAAGAAACCGAAGAGCTTCCCGTTCGGATTCGTGTACCGCATGATCAGCGAGGAGCGATTGCGGACATTGCTTCATTGCAACTCATCTCCCGTAAGAAAACAGCCGACGGACAAGCTCAGTATGTACCTTTAACCGCTATTGCAAAGGTAGAGATGTCGTCTGAGGTCGCTGCGATTTCTCACTTTAACGGCGAACGGATGAATGAGGTGCAGGCTTATATTAAAGCAGGTGTCCTTCCCGCCGAAGTCCTCACCGAATTCAAGTCGAACTTAAAGGACGCTGGATTTCAACTTCCTGCGGGGTACCGCTTTGAGTGGGGAGGGGAAGCATCCAAGCGTGATGATGCTGTGGGTAACCTGCTTGTCAATGTCGGTGTGTTGATGGTTTTGATGGTGGCAACGTTAGTACTTTCTTTTTCTTCCTTTCGCGTTGCGGGACTCGTCGGAAGTGTGGGGTTCTTGTCTATTGGTCTGGGACTGGGGATGTTATGGTTGTTCGGATTTCCCTTTGGTTTTATGGCGATTGTGGGTTCCATGGGACTGGCGGGTGTGGCAATTAACGATGCGATTGTTGTTTTAGCTGAGTTACGCGCAAATCCCGAGGCGCGAATCGGAAATCGTGTTGTCGTTCGTGATGTTGTCTTACGCTCCACAAGGCACGTTGTGGCGACTTCGCTGACGACAGTCGCTGGCTTTTTACCTCTCGTGCTGGCCGGCGGTGGATTCTGGCCGCCTTTAGCAATTACGATTGCCGGTGGTGTGGGTGGTGCGACCTTGTTGGCTCTGTACTTTATTCCCTCGGCTTATATTCTTGTCATGTGCCGCAATTGCCCTCTGAAAGCGACAGCCGAAGAATCAATGGTCAAAGAAAAAAGTGAGGCTCAACAGGCAACAATTCTAGCAAAACTGAAAGAAAGATTGCCTGTGCTACGGTAAGTGAGGCCGAATTGCTTTGCTCTACGAATACATTTTACTGTATTTTAAGTAAGAGTTGGATAAGATGAGGCTCTCAATTCACCGCCGGTCTGCTTTTAATCATTCTTGTCCCAGTAGCTCACGTATTCATTAAATCTGAGTTTACTGGGTATTTTGAAAAGGTGTTCTCATGCCTGTTTCGCTTCGGATCTTTGTGGCTTTAATACAGTCTGTGTTGTTAGTAAATATGCTTGCAGCAGAAGAACCGAAGATTCTGCATCAGGTCGTTGCTGTCGAGAATGTGTGTGCCTGGCCGAATTTGACACTGATGCCAGATGGTACCATCATTGTGATTTTCCATAACAAAGCGAGCCACGGCCAACAGGAAGGTGACATTGATTGCTGGGCCAGCACTGATGGAGTGAAGTGGAAGAAGCGCAGCACTGTCACCCGGCATCAGCCCAATACGGTGCGGATGAATCATGCTGCGGGATTAGCAAAGAATGGTGATCTTGTCGTGTTATGTTCTGGTTGGAGTAACATAAAGCAGCCCTCGCGTCCCAAACAACCTGCATTTCGCGACTCAATTTTGAGCAGTTGGGTCATGCGCTCGGCAGACGGTGGACGTACCTGGGAAAAGCGGGATGCTTTCCCCACAGCACAATCGGGTTGGTCGGAATACATTCCCTTTGGCGATATCTGGGCAGGAGCTGATGGCGCGTTGCATGTGTCGTGTTATCAGGGCGAATTCCGCGATGCTTCCCAGTCGACAAAAACCAAAGGTTGGCGCTCCTCGCATCTGCGCAGTGATGACGATGGCCGAACCTGGAAGGTGGTGTCCGTAATCGGATCGCGGCATAATGAAACCGATCTTTTTCCACTGGGGGGAAAAGACTGGCTGGCCGCAGCGCGCATTGACAAGGTGGAACTGATCCGTAGCAATGACAATGGTGTCACCTGGCAGAAGCCGGTAGCCGTTACGAAACGTAATGAGATTAACGGACATTTGACCCGTCTTACGGATGGTCGTTTGCTGCTCAGTTATGGTGTGCGTGTTGATGGACAGCGTGGAGTCTGTGCGAAACTCAGCAGTGATGAAGGACGCACCTGGAGCCAGTCATTACGCTTGGCAGACACAGCCGATGGTGGCGATTGCGGCTATCCTTCGAGTGTTCAGAGAGCAAACGGCAGTATCGTCACAGCCTGGTATTCGAACAATTCTCCTTTACACTCTGGCTATCATCTGGGGGTGACTGTTTGGAAAGTACCTATGATTGGCCAGAACTGATGAATGTAGAATTCGTTTGCTGATTCAGAACAACCTGGAAGATGGAATTAAAAGACACTCGTCTACCATTTGTCGAATTCAGCATGGTTTTCTTTTTTCAAGTCGATTTGTGAACTGCTATACATATTCCTGATGCGGAATCGTTTCTGATAGAGGAAGGTTTGCTTGGTCTATTTCAAATACCGACCTCTATTGAACAGGAGAGCCGCATGGAATCTTCTCCCCAGCACGATTCAAACTCAAATTCGGAAGTGCCTGAGCCACTAACTGACGAACCTACGACCCAACGTTCTCGGCCACAAAAACCGCTCTTACTTTTCGCGGTTCTGGGGATTTCCTTTGCGGGCTGGTATGGGTGGAATCACCGAGCCGAGATCGTTGCGGTTTGTCTGAACCAATCTGTGGTCCAGGCGAGAGGAGCGGGATCCGGACCGAGGAATCCAGAAGATGCCGGTTTCAATACCGAGGGGCTCACACTGCCGAACGATCAGGTTCGCAACGGTGGCGTTCCGAAAGATGGAATTCCTGCACTTACGAATCCCAAATTCATGACTGTGGCCGAGGCAACTTTTATGAAGCCAGCCGATCGGTTAGCAGGAGTTATATTCGAAGGGCAGGCACGGGCCTATCCTCTGAAAATTATGGATATGCACGAAGCCGTTAACGATAAAATTGGCGAAACGTCGTTCGTTGTTACCTATTGTCCGCTATGTGATTCGTTGGCCGTTTACAATCGTAAGGGAACAGGTGGAGAGATCGAGTTTGGGATTTCAGGTTTTTTATACAATAGTAATGTGCTGCTCTATGACCGAACAGGATCAGGAAAAACGGATGGGCTATGGTCACAACTGATGTCACAATCCGTTGCGGGACCTCGTGTGAAAGAGAAGCTGATTACGCTGCCGGTTGAACTGACGACTTGGGAAGACTGGAAACAACGGTATCCGCAAACGCAAGTTCTCTCAACGGATACCGGTCATCCACGCGATTATCAAAACCGTGCTTATGCTGGTTACTTTTCCAATGATGCTTTAATGTTCGATGTTAACAAGCATGACGATCGTTTATCTAATAAAACGCCACTGTTGGGAATCTGGGTGGGTGACCAGAAACGCGCTTACCCAGTGACCGCATTTGCGCATCTCACGAAGGTCACTGAAATCGAACAGGAACTGGCGGGGAAAAAATTCACACTGGTTTATAATCCAAACGGTAAAACGCTACGCGTTGTGAATGCTGATCAAGATTTGCGTTGGATGTATTCCTTCTGGTTTGCGTGGTATGCTTTTTATCCAGAAGCAGAGTTGTACGCGTCTACAACCGCAGAAAACAAAGACGCAGTGGAAACGAAGCAACCAGAAACTACGCTGGAAAAAAAAGAGACACCGTAGATTATCAATAAGATTTATTATCAAGTGCGGGCTTAAGTTCATCCGTGAAATCACCCCCGGTCATTGATGATTTCATTGATCGGGGGTGATTCTAGTGGATAATTCAAAATTGCTTACGCATTGAAACATTTACTTCTCAAGGTTCACGCGTACCAATTCTTTATCGTTTCGCGCAAAGAGTGACTTGTTTGCGAACGCGGGATGACTCCAGACCACCAAACGGCCGAATGCTTCATTGGTTGGTTCAAGTACATGAAAACGATCGATTTCTTTGTAACCCGTTGGTGACAGATCCGCCAGAATCAAGTCTCCCTTTTCAGTAAAGAGAAAGTATTTGTCGTTGTGCTTCACAATAAATGCTGTGGCATGACGGTCGCGTCGGCCTGCATTGGTTATTTTTTTTGTAGACCAGATGCGCTTACCATCTTTCAAGTCAGCGGCGACGAACTCTCCTGAATTAATATCACTTCCATAGACGGTATTCCCATCGATAAAAGGAGTACTATTACAGCAATAGAGCGCGGAGCGGGGTTTTCCTTTCCAGACGATTTTGGCTGAGGGAGTTTCTCCTTTGCCCAGTTGAATCAGAGCCGCTTCATCACCGATTGCTGAGACATAGAGTGAATCCTCTTTCTGGCGGGGAACGGTCACCGACATTCCATAACCGGGTTTCAGTGGAATACTCCAGTTGACTTTACCTGATTTGGGATTGAGTGAATTGAGTGCAGATGGATGCCAGATCAATAGCTGTTTTGATCCATTATGAGTAATCATGGTGGGCGGACAGTAACCGGTTTCAGGGTTATCCAATGAACGCCAAAGCTCCTTGCCTGTATTTTTATCAAACGCCACAGCGATCGCCCCTTTGCCTCCCACCAGACAGTATAAAGTGTCACCATCAACTAACGGACTGGCGGCGTGTCCCCAGATTGGGGTTTTGGAGTCATAGTCTGTTTTGAAGTTTTTACTCCAAATGACATTGCCACGTTCTGCGTCCAGGCAATATAGGTTGCCTTCTGCACCCAATGTATAGACCTTCCCATCTGAGACTGTGGGTGTGCAGCGGGGGCCGGCTGCGTAAGAAATGTCGTAAGGGCAGTTGTAGGAATGCTTCCAGAGCAACTTACCTGTATCAGCTGACAGGCATAAAACACGTTCTTCTCCCTCGAGTTTATTTGTGCCGCCTGGGTTATTGACAATCTCACCGGCTTGCTTGATGTAGTCCATCACATAGACTTTGTCACCTACAACAGCAGGTCCGCTATATCCAAGACCAACAGGGGTTCTCCATTTTACTTCCAAGCCTGATTCCGGAAAAGATTCCACAATGTTGGAAGCAGTCCAGATACTTGCTCGACCGGGACCCAGCCATTGCGGCCAATCTTCGGCTGTCGCAAACGAGGTGCAAAATGGTAACAGCATAATAGAAAGCAGAATTCGAATTGGCATTTGAAAATTCCTTTGCGCTGGCGGCAAGTGTTCCGCATATTTTTAACTATAAAGAGTTGCAAGTCTATTTGAATCATTCAATCTAAAAAGTGACCTTCAAATATTCAATCATCGGATTATATCACATGTAAAATATTCGTTCCTTTAAAAATAAAACGACACAAAAATAGTAGGGTGAATAGAGCTGAGAGATTCATAGACATTTGGAAATCGTATTTGAAGTTGAAATGCCAAACAGTCTGGTTTAAGCCTAAAAGTTAGTAACACGCTATTTACGATTAGTGGGGGTTGATGCCAGAAAAATCTGACTCATTGGAAAAGAGTCGGAGGTTTTGGTTTTCACTGATTCAGTCTACTTTTCCTCATACCTGGTAAGCATTGGACACTGTTCTTGATAGGTTGCTGAATTATGGTGGACGTGTGTGTCAGATTCAGTACAGCGTTTTAGGTCAAAAATCATTTGACTTATTGTCATAACTCCTAGTAGACTTACTAATTGGTAAGTGTATATTAATGAACCATTGTATTAATTGCATGGTTATTTGACATAAGTATTTAGTGTAGTTTGCTCTACATTCAAATGCCGACCTTCATCGATTCATCATCAGTTCAGAACAAATTATTAATTTTAAGATTTAATGAATAATATGCCTCTTCAGGCAGGCCTATATCTATCAATGCTGATTGTTCTTATTTTTTTATTAGGAGAAAAGGAATGAATCTGAAACACTCACAAAAACGTGGCTTTACTCTCATTGAGCTGTTAGTCGTGATCGCGATTATTGCGATTTTGATTGCACTGTTGTTACCGGCGGTCCAACAGGCGCGTGAAGCAGCCAGGCGTTCGACTTGTAAAAACAATCTGAAACAGATTGCTCTCGGATTACACAATTATCATGAAACACATGGTGTATTCCCACCAGGATCTGTTGGAACTCAGACGAATGGTGTCACCGGAAATGCAGTTCGTTGGCGTGAATGGTTGGAAGCAGGTAGCCTAACTGCGACTAATGCGCATGGGACAAGCTGGATGTTGCAGGTATTGCCGTTCGTGGATCAGGCAAATACCTATAACCTTTGGAATTTTAATACCAATGTGATGGGAAATAGAGCCGTTGCGGAAGTCGATATTCCTATTTTTTACTGCCCCTCACGCCGTAGTAAAGTTCGCAAAGTTGATCAAAAAATGCAATTGGACGAAACACCTGGATCAACAACCATCACAAATCCATTTACTAAAGGGGGAACCGATTACGGTGCCTGTAAAGGTTCTGGTAACGGATTTGGCGATGGGTTTGGAGGTACAGGACATGAATCCTTAGGTCCAGGAAACAGTAATGAATGGATTGGGACCTTTGGAGGTGGCAACCTGGGGATTTTCTATACTAATAGTGATACACAAATGCGTGATATCAAAGATGGAACGACCAATACGCTTATGGTTGGGGAAATGCAGCGATTGACTGGCAATGATAGTACTCTCAGCCTTGATGGTTGGGCTGCTGGCG
This window encodes:
- a CDS encoding TetR/AcrR family transcriptional regulator, translated to MNTKDRKQREIQEREAKILECARPMFIEGGYNGLNMDRLTSMLDYSKGTIYNHFSCKEEIIITLAIQTLEKRLTMFEKAALFQGTSRERIAAIGTAAELFVKLYPDHFRVEQTIRLDSIWDKTSEERRQVMSNCEHRCIGVVGGIVRDGIASGDLKLNDSTTPEDIVFGLWSLSFGGYSIIATSNSLADLGISNPFETLRRNYNRFLDGIQWKSLSSEVDYDAVFERVCEEVFGNELQQITV
- a CDS encoding efflux RND transporter periplasmic adaptor subunit; translation: MNSSKSLSDSLFFEQKMTIRQIVADYLKRFYFVLIAFSIVVLAALLWAFSEVAYSTEITSSDEAQQGIPVNVIELKPVKSFARKRNYTGKVTAARTSELAFERSGKLIKIAVDEGDHVEVGMPLANLSTRHLDVMRRKLQAERAAAQAKLEEFLAGPRRQEIEVAEAEVRQLKAKHKNLDADHSRNQKLLKRNAISKSVFEASESDLQQQKAQLDAAISRLSELKEGTRKEQIAAQKAVVANLDASLADNQVDLDDTVLTAPFSGRISKRYADEGTVISPDMPLFKIVEDQKLEARIGVPVEMAKSLEHGMQKQVQLNGKSYESRLKAILPELDPVTRTQEVVLSLNSEAAKHLVPGQVIRIEIEEPVEMRGFWLPLSALARGERGLWSAYAVINGESDSELILEKRKIEILHTEGDRVLVRGTLKTGDQIVINGTHKLASNQRVEIKSVR
- a CDS encoding efflux RND transporter permease subunit encodes the protein MLEGLFYRNRRLLILLIALIAVAGLSSFYVLPRMEDPVLTQRVARVNTPFPGADATRVESLVSEKIEEELREFDEIKELRSISRAGMSNMTIELRDDVYEVDEVWSRIRDKIDDARLEFPTGAGEPDFEELEVKAYAIILALVWNNPNEVNYAVLRRTAKQLEDRLRAISGTEEIDTFGDPDEEIIAEIQSDKVASLGLSVEEIARQVESSDAKLTAGLLRGETSDLLIDVDSELDSLSRIANTPVQFGAEGHSVQLGDIATIKKGVAVPLSSLVIADGQPAVTLGVFVRDSVRIDHWSQVAKAAIQEFEESLADDVMVQTLFDQNRYVEARLNGLIRNLLFGGLAVIGVIVFMMGWRNALVIGAALPLSAFMVLAGLRLLDIPIHQMSVTGLIIALGLLIDNAIVVVDEVRSKLHAGKTPEEAVISTVRHLAVPLLGSTLTTALAFAPIALMPGPAGEFVGSIAISVILAISSSFFLAMTVIPAIAALFANQNEDSLKAHWWQVGFSHAGMRAFYQKSLDFLFARPLLGIALGCVLPVSGFLVASELPEQFFPPADRDQVNIELELNAHASMAETRETIETIRRVVLENPKVKGIEWFLGESAPQFYYNITAKRENSSNYAQALVQLESSSGGEELIHELQRQLDLKVPHSRVLVRQLEQGPPFDAPIEVRLFGPDLQQLSLLGDELRTILSKTTNVLHHKAELADPLPKLTLKIDEEQARLAGLDHAEISRQLNASLEGALGGSILEETEELPVRIRVPHDQRGAIADIASLQLISRKKTADGQAQYVPLTAIAKVEMSSEVAAISHFNGERMNEVQAYIKAGVLPAEVLTEFKSNLKDAGFQLPAGYRFEWGGEASKRDDAVGNLLVNVGVLMVLMVATLVLSFSSFRVAGLVGSVGFLSIGLGLGMLWLFGFPFGFMAIVGSMGLAGVAINDAIVVLAELRANPEARIGNRVVVRDVVLRSTRHVVATSLTTVAGFLPLVLAGGGFWPPLAITIAGGVGGATLLALYFIPSAYILVMCRNCPLKATAEESMVKEKSEAQQATILAKLKERLPVLR
- a CDS encoding sigma-54-dependent transcriptional regulator, with the translated sequence MSAKDATEKDLSSIVIRVLIIDDDEAHAQAVAESLERVGCECKIATSGEQGAKLIESETADIVITDLRMDGVDGLSILRTAKDELPDAEVIVLTGHGSINSAVTAMQLGAYTYLTKPLDINELRNAVEKASTRVRLMRHNAELHRRLDEKFGFEGVIGNSPSMHKIIEKLKNVASTNSTVLIAGESGTGKELVARAIHQNSERKSKPFVPLNISALPDSILESELFGHEQGAFTGAVGKRIGKFEHANGGTLFLDEVGEMPMQTQIKLLRVLEDRKIARLGTNEEISLNVRLVAATNADLLEMVKQGSFRQDLYYRLSVVKIELPPLRERRGDIPLLTDHFLKELSTQYDKPYEGVSRAARRALMTYDWPGNIRQLRNASERMLVLDTDGMLDLDDLPEEIVPLGVPEGDSSYTSDRSGADFLIGRPFSEVERYYIERALDLADGKREEAAKMLGIGERTLYRKLKEYQKQKEEQSS